Within the Arthrobacter caoxuetaonis genome, the region AGGTCATGGCTGTCTTCCCCGGTGCTGCGCTGGGAAGACTTGTCACTGATGTTGCGCCTGAAATTAGCTGTCCCCCACATCAGGTCATGTCCCACTGCGTCGGCATCGATATCCACTGAGGTTCCGCTGCGGCCGCCGTCGGTGGCCCACTGACGGACCCTCAGCCGCCCGGTGACGATGACCCTGTCGCCCTTGTGGACACTCACGCCCGCGTTGGTGGCCAGTTGCCGGAACATCGACACGGAGTACCAGTTGGTATGGCCGTCCACCCAGAGCCCGGTTTCCCGGTCTATCCGCCGTTCAGTGGTGCAC harbors:
- a CDS encoding single-stranded DNA-binding protein, yielding MTDSITLRGFVATEVRTTTADSGLAIAGFRMCTTERRIDRETGLWVDGHTNWYSVSMFRQLATNAGVSVHKGDRVIVTGRLRVRQWATDGGRSGTSVDIDADAVGHDLMWGTANFRRNISDKSSQRSTGEDSHDLPGDVDPVTGELLGSGEAEGFQPAETMDAGIGMDFGSAEAHTGEPERASAAY